The following proteins come from a genomic window of Loxodonta africana isolate mLoxAfr1 chromosome 19, mLoxAfr1.hap2, whole genome shotgun sequence:
- the FAM222A gene encoding protein FAM222A isoform X1, whose product MLACLQRTQNPPGQHLACPSKSLELRKCEPAASSMQSSRYPSPAELDAYAEKVANSPLSIKIFPTNIRVPQHKHLSRTINGYDTSGQRYSPYPQHATGYQGLLAIVKAAVSSSNGAAPTGPAKSVLKSAEGKRTKLSPAAVQVGIAPYPAPSTLGPLAYHKPPEAPAPPAGLPAAATAASVIPLPGRGLPLPPSNLPSIHSILYQLNQQCQAPGAVPSACQGVAIPHPSPAKHGPVPSFPSMAYSAAAGLPDCRKGTELGPGTTPALTLAGATKPAGYVDGGLDYLLWPQKPPPPPPQPLRAYSGSTVASKSPEVCGGRAYERASGSPLNCGLGLPANFTVGQYFAAPWNSVLVTPTSDCYNPTATVAVAELGPGVARELAGPPTDALSGLPSKSVCNTSVLSSSLQSLEYLINDIRPPCIKEQMLGKGYETVAVPRLLDHQHAHIRLPVYR is encoded by the coding sequence GCGAGCCGGCGGCCAGCTCCATGCAGTCCTCCCGGTACCCAAGCCCGGCCGAGCTGGACGCCTACGCTGAGAAGGTGGCCAACAGCCCGCTCTCCATCAAGATCTTCCCCACCAACATCCGGGTGCCCCAGCACAAGCACCTCAGCCGCACCATCAATGGCTATGACACCAGCGGCCAGCGCTACAGCCCCTACCCACAGCATGCCACTGGCTACCAGGGCCTACTGGCCATCGTCAAGGCTGCCGTCTCCTCCTCCAATGGGGCTGCGCCCACTGGGCCCGCCAAGAGTGTGCTCAAGAGTGCTGAGGGCAAGCGGACCAAGCTGTCGCCAGCCGCTGTGCAGGTGGGCATCGCGCCCTACCCAGCACCCAGCACTCTGGGGCCCTTGGCCTACCATAAGCCACCCGAGGCACCTGCCCCACCGGCTGGCCTGCCTGCAGCTGCCACCGCCGCCTCTGTCATCCCCCTGCCTGGTCGTGGCCTGCCCCTGCCGCCTTCCAACCTGCCCTCCATCCACAGCATTCTCTACCAGCTCAACCAGCAGTGCCAGGCCCCAGGCGCTGTGCCCTCGGCCTGCCAGGGTGTGGCCATCCCCCACCCTAGCCCAGCCAAGCATGGCCCCGTGCCCAGCTTCCCCAGCATGGCCTACTCTGCCGCTGCTGGTCTGCCTGACTGCCGGAAAGGTACTGAGCTGGGCCCTGGAACCACGCCGGCCTTGACATTGGCTGGGGCCACCAAGCCTGCAGGGTATGTGGATGGTGGCCTGGATTACCTGCTGTGGCCGCAGAAGCCACCCCCACCGCCGCCCCAGCCACTACGTGCCTACAGCGGCAGCACGGTGGCCAGCAAATCCCCTGAGGTGTGTGGGGGACGGGCATATGAGCGGGCCAGTGGGTCGCCCCTCAACTGCGGCCTTGGGCTGCCAGCCAACTTCACCGTGGGCCAGTACTTTGCCGCCCCCTGGAACAGCGTGCTGGTGACCCCCACCAGCGACTGCTACAATCCGACGGCGACAGTGGCAGTTGCCGAGCTGGGGCCGGGGGTGGCCCGGGAGCTGGCAGGGCCCCCCACCGATGCCCTCTCGGGCCTGCCCAGCAAGAGTGTGTGCAACACGTCAGTGCTGAGCAGCAGCCTGCAGTCGCTGGAGTATCTCATCAACGACATCCGGCCGCCTTGCATCAAGGAGCAGATGCTGGGCAAGGGCTACGAGACGGTGGCAGTGCCCCGGCTGCTTGACCACCAGCACGCCCACATCCGCCTGCCTGTCTACAGATAA
- the FAM222A gene encoding protein FAM222A isoform X2 codes for MQSSRYPSPAELDAYAEKVANSPLSIKIFPTNIRVPQHKHLSRTINGYDTSGQRYSPYPQHATGYQGLLAIVKAAVSSSNGAAPTGPAKSVLKSAEGKRTKLSPAAVQVGIAPYPAPSTLGPLAYHKPPEAPAPPAGLPAAATAASVIPLPGRGLPLPPSNLPSIHSILYQLNQQCQAPGAVPSACQGVAIPHPSPAKHGPVPSFPSMAYSAAAGLPDCRKGTELGPGTTPALTLAGATKPAGYVDGGLDYLLWPQKPPPPPPQPLRAYSGSTVASKSPEVCGGRAYERASGSPLNCGLGLPANFTVGQYFAAPWNSVLVTPTSDCYNPTATVAVAELGPGVARELAGPPTDALSGLPSKSVCNTSVLSSSLQSLEYLINDIRPPCIKEQMLGKGYETVAVPRLLDHQHAHIRLPVYR; via the coding sequence ATGCAGTCCTCCCGGTACCCAAGCCCGGCCGAGCTGGACGCCTACGCTGAGAAGGTGGCCAACAGCCCGCTCTCCATCAAGATCTTCCCCACCAACATCCGGGTGCCCCAGCACAAGCACCTCAGCCGCACCATCAATGGCTATGACACCAGCGGCCAGCGCTACAGCCCCTACCCACAGCATGCCACTGGCTACCAGGGCCTACTGGCCATCGTCAAGGCTGCCGTCTCCTCCTCCAATGGGGCTGCGCCCACTGGGCCCGCCAAGAGTGTGCTCAAGAGTGCTGAGGGCAAGCGGACCAAGCTGTCGCCAGCCGCTGTGCAGGTGGGCATCGCGCCCTACCCAGCACCCAGCACTCTGGGGCCCTTGGCCTACCATAAGCCACCCGAGGCACCTGCCCCACCGGCTGGCCTGCCTGCAGCTGCCACCGCCGCCTCTGTCATCCCCCTGCCTGGTCGTGGCCTGCCCCTGCCGCCTTCCAACCTGCCCTCCATCCACAGCATTCTCTACCAGCTCAACCAGCAGTGCCAGGCCCCAGGCGCTGTGCCCTCGGCCTGCCAGGGTGTGGCCATCCCCCACCCTAGCCCAGCCAAGCATGGCCCCGTGCCCAGCTTCCCCAGCATGGCCTACTCTGCCGCTGCTGGTCTGCCTGACTGCCGGAAAGGTACTGAGCTGGGCCCTGGAACCACGCCGGCCTTGACATTGGCTGGGGCCACCAAGCCTGCAGGGTATGTGGATGGTGGCCTGGATTACCTGCTGTGGCCGCAGAAGCCACCCCCACCGCCGCCCCAGCCACTACGTGCCTACAGCGGCAGCACGGTGGCCAGCAAATCCCCTGAGGTGTGTGGGGGACGGGCATATGAGCGGGCCAGTGGGTCGCCCCTCAACTGCGGCCTTGGGCTGCCAGCCAACTTCACCGTGGGCCAGTACTTTGCCGCCCCCTGGAACAGCGTGCTGGTGACCCCCACCAGCGACTGCTACAATCCGACGGCGACAGTGGCAGTTGCCGAGCTGGGGCCGGGGGTGGCCCGGGAGCTGGCAGGGCCCCCCACCGATGCCCTCTCGGGCCTGCCCAGCAAGAGTGTGTGCAACACGTCAGTGCTGAGCAGCAGCCTGCAGTCGCTGGAGTATCTCATCAACGACATCCGGCCGCCTTGCATCAAGGAGCAGATGCTGGGCAAGGGCTACGAGACGGTGGCAGTGCCCCGGCTGCTTGACCACCAGCACGCCCACATCCGCCTGCCTGTCTACAGATAA